The following is a genomic window from Parabacteroides johnsonii DSM 18315.
TCAGGCTCAATCCTTCAGGAGTGATATCCGAAACAAGAAAGCGTCTGCGCACGGGAGCTTGCGGAAACTCATCCAAACCGGCTTCCATGCGTTCCTTTTTGCTCATGGACATAGTGCGTTCATACTCGGCATACAGCTTCTGATACTCCTGATTCTGACAATAGTCGTGCTCAATGAACGGTTGGAAAGCGAAGCTCAGCGGATGACTCTTATTGGCCCCGGGGCGACCAATCAGTGCCATGTACAGAATGGGACTTTCCAGCCAGTTGCGCTTCACCTGTACCAAATGGGAGTTGCCAATCCCCACGGCAATGGCCGCAAGGATAGCTGCGGCGACATAATCCACGGGATAGCCCTGACAATCGTGTAAACTGCTGATGATGCGCTGAATCCTGATAGGAAAGATTTCTATCGGGAACTCACCACCGGACATCTTGGCTCCGATGCGCACAGCCTCTCCGATGATACCTTCTGCTGTTAATTTGGAAGTTTCCATAGCCGTGCAGATCAAAAGTTATAGCCTCCCTTTGGTTTGCGTTTCGCTCCATGTACTATCTCCGCTGCCTGTTCCTGGAGCGATATTGCCTGCATCTGCTTGCGCCCGGACTCAATCCATTGCAGCAACTCATCTTCATAGAAGTAGAGTTTCTTACCTTTTTTATAGGCTGGAATCAGTCCTTTACGTGCAAGCGTGTAAATGGTAGGCTTCGCTTTTCGTGTGATTTTACAGGCTTCGTCAATTTCAACAATACGATGCTTGTCTAAAGAAGTTTGTGGCTGCAGTGCCGCCACCATTTGTCGGATTTGTTCCATCTGTTCTGTGAGATAACCTACCGCCTGCGGCAGCTTATCAAAAGTGATTTGTTCGTTTGCCATACGTACTCATTTTTAATTGTTCGCTGGCAAAGGAAATTGGTGTTTTGATGGTGGAAAACATCACCGGAATATAACTGTGAGATAACTTTTGATGATGATTGTTGACGGTAAATAATTAAATATCAATATAGAAAGCGATTGGATACACAGAGTTCGTGTGTAAAAGAAATATATTATTAGAATATATGAGGAAAAAGCAGTAACTTTGTTTGTTATCAATTTAATTTAGTGAATACCAAAATGATACCGCAATTTGATCAAATTAGGATACAAGCGCTGAAAACACTAAAGTCGGGGGCCGTTATGAGAGCCAAAGATTTTAGAGTTCCTTTAGCAGAACATTTTCATTTGACAGATGAAGAGATGAATGCATGGTATCCATCAGGTAATGGAGAAATATTTTTAGATCGTATTTCCTGGGCTTTGTCTTATCTATTCATTGCTGGCTTAGTTGAAAAGCCTAAAAGAGGAGACTATAAAATTAGTGATAAAGGATTGGCTATGCTTGAATCATGTTCTGATGAACAGATAAGTGAGTATATTAAGACAACTGTCAACGCACGAACTCCGAAGAAAGAATCTAAAATTAAAGACACATTAGAAGAAGCATCAGAAACAACCGGAGAGAATGAACCGACTCCTCAAGAAAGTTTATATAATTCGTATGATAATATAAAACAATCCATTCAATCAGAAATTCTCACGACAATACTTAGTAAAAAGCCCCAAGAATTCGAACGATTAGTTGTGAGATTACTTCAAGCAATGGGATATGGAGGTGAAGTAAAGAACTCAGGATTTGTTACAAAATTTTCAAATGATGGAGGTATTGATGGCATTATAAAAGAAGATATTCTTGGCTTTAATCATATTTCTATTCAAGCTAAACGATATGCATTAGGTAATAATGTTGGACGTAATGAAGTTCAGAGTTTTGTGGGAGCTGTAGCAGGAACTCCATCTAAAAAGGGGGTTTTTATCACTACTTCAGATTTTACAAAAGGAGCTATGGATTATGTAGATAGCTTAAATGGTTCGCCTACTGTTATTTTGATTAATGGCCATCAATTAACAGAATATATATGATTTTGGATTGGGGCTTCAGACAGAAATGACCTTTAAGGTGATGAAAATGGATAGTGATTATTGGGACTCAATGGAAGATGATAAATGACATATATTACTCTTTTAATTGTTGTAGTTTAATGTAACATTCAGATTCCGTATGTGACATTTTACGTTCAATCGTTGAGATCTCTAAGTCACGGAGGGTATGGGCAAAAACATTCTTTATGAATGTGGCTGTGTGAATGCGCTTTATACCAAAAGCCTTGCCAATGTTCCAACCAAAATGCATAATATCAATGCTTTTAAGTTGTGAATCCACCTTTACGGGCGTTATCTTTTGCAAGGTATCGCCTGAACTATATTCAGCAACGTATGTACATAGACGGTTGAGATCCTCTTCACTCATATAGGCAACCATTGTTTGCTTCGTATAGCTAATGACCTTTTCCAATTTAGTTTGAATAGCACGATTCTTTTTTGCGATAGAATTGGTTCGCATAACTTCATA
Proteins encoded in this region:
- a CDS encoding helix-turn-helix domain-containing protein, with amino-acid sequence MANEQITFDKLPQAVGYLTEQMEQIRQMVAALQPQTSLDKHRIVEIDEACKITRKAKPTIYTLARKGLIPAYKKGKKLYFYEDELLQWIESGRKQMQAISLQEQAAEIVHGAKRKPKGGYNF